A genomic region of Pelodiscus sinensis isolate JC-2024 chromosome 1, ASM4963464v1, whole genome shotgun sequence contains the following coding sequences:
- the LOC142827954 gene encoding C-type lectin mannose-binding isoform-like, with the protein MLGSKDYVWIGLHDPSKDRTWVWSDGSVYRYDAWNDWEPNNKGGTEYCVELWTSTGYKTWNDKTCSTKNAYICKYRL; encoded by the exons GCTCCAAGGATTATGTCTGGATCGGACTCCACGACCCCAGCAAG GACAGAACCTGGGTGTGGTCAGATGGCTCCGTCTATCGCTACGATGCTTGGAATGACTGGGAACCAAACAACAAGGGAGGCACGGAGTACTGTGTCGAGCTGTGGACTTCCACTG GTTATAAGACCTGGAACGATAAAACCTGTAGCACGAAAAACGCCTACATTTGCAAGTATCGACTCTAG